A section of the Dyella jiangningensis genome encodes:
- the tal gene encoding transaldolase translates to MKATGQLHQLGQSLWLDNITRDLLDSGTLQRYIDEFSVTGLTSNPTIFDAAIASGHAYDADIREKARAGMTGEALFMELALADLRRAADMFYPAFEASHHMDGWVSMEVSPLLAGDTQGSIHAAAEIHQKAARSNLFVKIPGTPEGMPAIEESIFAGIPINVTLLFSRDQYVAAAEAYMRGIERRLKEGLKPEVCSVASLFVSRWDVAVKDKVPEALRNTLGVAVGGTVYRAYRELLASPRWRALADAGALPQRLLWASTGTKDPHASDTLYVEALASPDTINTMPEKTLKAFAEHGTVNGVMAKDSVDAEAVLARFAKAGVDTDELAVRLQKEGAEAFVTSWKELLRRIVEKSEELRSAKAS, encoded by the coding sequence ATGAAAGCGACCGGGCAGCTGCACCAGCTGGGCCAGAGCCTGTGGCTGGACAACATCACGCGTGACCTGCTCGACAGCGGTACCTTGCAGCGCTACATCGACGAGTTCTCGGTCACCGGCCTGACCTCCAACCCCACCATCTTCGACGCGGCCATTGCCAGCGGCCATGCATATGACGCGGACATCCGCGAAAAGGCCAGGGCTGGCATGACCGGCGAGGCGTTGTTCATGGAGCTGGCCCTGGCCGATCTGCGCCGCGCCGCGGACATGTTCTATCCCGCGTTCGAAGCCAGCCACCATATGGACGGCTGGGTGTCGATGGAGGTGTCGCCGCTATTGGCCGGGGACACGCAGGGCAGCATCCACGCGGCGGCTGAGATCCACCAGAAAGCCGCGCGCAGCAATCTCTTCGTGAAGATTCCCGGCACGCCGGAGGGCATGCCGGCCATCGAGGAATCGATCTTCGCCGGCATCCCGATCAACGTGACCCTGCTGTTCTCGCGCGATCAATACGTGGCCGCCGCCGAGGCGTACATGCGAGGCATCGAGCGCAGGCTCAAGGAAGGGTTGAAGCCGGAAGTGTGTTCCGTCGCATCGCTCTTCGTCAGCCGCTGGGATGTCGCCGTCAAGGACAAGGTGCCCGAAGCACTGCGCAACACGCTGGGCGTGGCGGTCGGCGGCACGGTCTACCGTGCGTACCGCGAGCTGTTGGCGTCGCCGCGCTGGCGCGCGCTTGCCGACGCCGGCGCACTGCCGCAGCGCCTGTTGTGGGCGAGTACGGGAACCAAGGATCCCCATGCTTCCGATACCTTGTATGTCGAAGCGCTGGCTTCTCCCGACACGATCAACACGATGCCCGAGAAGACACTGAAGGCCTTCGCCGAGCATGGAACAGTCAACGGGGTGATGGCCAAGGACAGCGTCGACGCCGAGGCGGTGCTGGCTCGATTCGCGAAAGCGGGCGTGGATACGGATGAACTGGCCGTGCGGCTTCAAAAGGAAGGCGCGGAGGCGTTCGTCACATCCTGGAAGGAACTGCTACGGCGCATCGTCGAAAAGAGCGAGGAGCTTCGCAGCGCCAAGGCGTCCTGA
- the ligD gene encoding DNA ligase D gives MSLRDYERKRRFDRTPEPRPEGSATGAGRELFVVQLHHARRRHYDFRLQVGGVLKSWACPKGPSYDPAVKRLAVEVEDHPVSYAAFQGDIPDGYGAGHVDTFDTGVWSAFGDPEEQLQKGHLRFELFGNRLKGRWHLVRSHRAEKKPAWFLIKGKDAYASKVEADDLLDTAMVESTRRAAGKSGGAKEVAEKLKRTKRKAAPTVRHRRASPATWVAKIPGARKQAMPSGFFKPELATLREAPPPGDLWLNEVKWDGYRILTTIEKGEVELWSRNGLPWTEKLPEMRQAIEDLGLASGRLDGELIAINDGRPDFNALQQTLSGERASPLLYMLFDMPYLEGFDLSRAALVDRKSALERLLDGAPPQLRYSTHVVGQGEQVFQNASENQLEGIMCKRADSPYRSGRGDDWLKVKRLESDEFAVVGYTAAKGSRKGFGSLLLAKPAPDGDWIYMGRVGSGFSDEMLRDLTRSLARSGTRVPSIKHTGEAPRDAHWIPPTAVAEVFYRGIGNQGLLRQPSLKTMRLDKSPADLRNGDRDTTRRTPARKNAKRATRSEAITITHPDREVYPGEGITKQDVADYYRAVMDWFLPGVLNRPTSVIRWPNGIGKPSFFQKHIPTGGLKHVGSARLKEETGASAVYLYPESADSIIELVQFNAIEFHPWGAHVDNPDCADRVVFDLDPGEDVSWTRVKAAARLMRQLLDQLGLECFLRTTGGKGLHVVVPLKPASPWKIVKQFAQSFAQVLESMHPLEFIAVSSKARRAGKIYVDYLRNGRGATAVASYSLRGRPGAPVAMPLRWSELGKLKSASQFNIKTAVARLKRQRSDPWEGIDKVRQSLGAVIKALSS, from the coding sequence GTGTCGCTGCGCGATTACGAAAGAAAACGACGATTCGACAGGACACCCGAGCCGCGGCCGGAGGGCTCCGCCACCGGCGCCGGGCGCGAACTGTTCGTGGTGCAGCTGCACCACGCGCGACGCAGGCACTACGACTTCAGGTTGCAGGTGGGCGGTGTGCTGAAAAGCTGGGCCTGCCCCAAGGGCCCCAGCTACGACCCCGCGGTGAAACGCCTGGCCGTGGAGGTGGAAGACCACCCGGTGTCCTATGCCGCCTTCCAGGGCGATATCCCGGACGGCTACGGCGCCGGCCACGTCGATACGTTCGACACCGGCGTCTGGTCCGCGTTCGGTGACCCCGAGGAACAGTTGCAGAAGGGCCACCTGCGCTTCGAACTCTTCGGCAACCGGCTCAAGGGCCGCTGGCATCTGGTGCGCAGCCATCGGGCCGAGAAGAAGCCCGCGTGGTTTCTCATCAAGGGCAAGGACGCCTATGCGTCCAAGGTGGAAGCGGACGACCTGCTCGATACCGCCATGGTGGAAAGCACCCGGCGCGCGGCGGGCAAGAGCGGCGGCGCCAAGGAAGTCGCCGAAAAGCTCAAGCGCACGAAGCGCAAGGCAGCCCCGACCGTCAGGCACCGTCGTGCATCGCCGGCAACGTGGGTGGCGAAGATTCCCGGCGCCAGAAAGCAGGCCATGCCGTCGGGGTTCTTCAAACCCGAGCTCGCCACGCTGCGCGAGGCGCCGCCGCCTGGCGACCTTTGGCTCAACGAAGTGAAATGGGACGGCTATCGCATCCTCACCACCATCGAGAAGGGCGAGGTCGAACTGTGGTCCCGCAATGGCCTGCCATGGACGGAAAAACTGCCGGAGATGCGGCAGGCCATCGAGGATCTGGGTCTGGCATCGGGACGCCTGGATGGTGAACTCATCGCCATCAACGACGGCCGCCCCGATTTCAACGCGCTGCAGCAAACGCTGTCGGGCGAACGCGCCTCGCCGTTGCTCTACATGCTTTTCGACATGCCTTACCTCGAGGGCTTCGATCTTTCGCGCGCCGCCCTGGTGGATCGCAAGAGCGCGCTGGAACGCCTGCTGGATGGCGCGCCGCCCCAGCTTCGCTACAGCACGCACGTGGTCGGCCAGGGCGAACAGGTATTCCAGAACGCCAGCGAGAACCAGCTCGAAGGCATCATGTGCAAGCGTGCGGATTCGCCCTATCGCAGCGGTCGCGGCGATGACTGGCTAAAGGTGAAACGACTGGAGTCGGACGAGTTCGCCGTGGTCGGCTATACGGCGGCCAAGGGCTCGCGCAAGGGTTTCGGATCGCTGCTGCTCGCCAAGCCGGCGCCCGATGGCGACTGGATCTACATGGGGCGGGTCGGCAGCGGATTCTCCGACGAGATGCTGCGCGACCTCACTCGCTCGCTGGCCAGGTCGGGAACACGCGTACCAAGCATCAAGCACACCGGCGAGGCGCCAAGGGATGCCCACTGGATACCGCCGACGGCAGTGGCGGAGGTGTTCTATCGCGGCATCGGCAACCAGGGCCTGTTGCGGCAGCCCAGCCTGAAGACCATGCGCCTGGACAAATCGCCGGCCGATCTGCGCAACGGTGATCGCGACACCACCCGGCGCACGCCGGCCCGCAAGAACGCGAAACGCGCCACCCGCAGCGAAGCCATCACCATCACCCATCCGGATCGCGAGGTGTATCCCGGCGAAGGCATTACCAAGCAGGACGTGGCGGACTACTACCGGGCCGTGATGGACTGGTTCCTGCCCGGCGTCCTCAATCGCCCCACGTCGGTGATCCGCTGGCCCAACGGCATCGGCAAGCCGAGCTTCTTCCAGAAGCACATCCCGACCGGCGGCCTCAAGCACGTCGGCTCCGCCCGGCTCAAGGAGGAAACCGGCGCATCCGCCGTGTATCTGTATCCCGAGAGCGCCGATTCCATCATCGAGCTCGTGCAGTTCAATGCCATCGAGTTCCATCCCTGGGGCGCGCACGTCGACAACCCCGATTGCGCGGACCGGGTGGTGTTCGACCTGGACCCCGGCGAGGACGTCAGCTGGACGCGTGTAAAGGCCGCGGCGCGCCTGATGCGGCAGCTGCTGGACCAGCTCGGACTGGAATGTTTCCTGCGCACCACGGGCGGCAAGGGGCTGCATGTGGTCGTGCCGCTCAAGCCGGCCTCTCCGTGGAAGATCGTCAAGCAATTCGCGCAGAGCTTTGCCCAGGTGTTGGAATCGATGCACCCGCTCGAATTCATCGCAGTGAGCAGCAAGGCCAGGCGCGCCGGCAAGATTTACGTCGACTACCTGCGCAATGGCCGCGGCGCCACGGCGGTCGCTTCCTACTCCCTGCGCGGCCGCCCCGGCGCACCCGTCGCCATGCCGCTGCGCTGGAGCGAACTCGGCAAGCTGAAAAGCGCCTCGCAGTTCAACATCAAGACCGCCGTCGCCCGGCTCAAACGCCAACGCTCCGATCCCTGGGAAGGCATCGACAAGGTCCGCCAGAGCCTCGGCGCCGTGATCAAAGCCTTGTCCTCGTAG
- a CDS encoding PA2169 family four-helix-bundle protein, translated as MNERSHDIDVLNDLIAATLDSSDGYSEAADHAKNPMIADLFRQWAAERRRVVAELRVAVRDLGGEPEDDGTVLASVHRMFLDLRSHMSHGDRAVIDEVERGEDHIKDKFERALAEESLGPRARDAVQAAYAPVRAGHDEMRALKHSHEKG; from the coding sequence ATGAACGAGCGCTCGCATGACATCGACGTACTGAACGACCTCATTGCCGCCACGCTGGACAGTTCCGATGGCTACAGCGAGGCGGCGGATCACGCCAAGAACCCCATGATCGCGGACCTGTTCCGCCAATGGGCCGCGGAGCGGCGCCGGGTCGTCGCGGAGCTGCGGGTGGCGGTGCGCGATCTCGGCGGCGAGCCGGAAGACGACGGCACCGTGCTGGCTTCCGTCCATCGCATGTTCCTCGATCTTCGTTCGCACATGAGCCACGGCGATCGCGCCGTGATCGATGAGGTCGAGCGGGGCGAAGACCACATCAAGGACAAGTTCGAACGTGCGCTGGCGGAGGAGTCGCTCGGGCCGCGGGCACGTGACGCCGTGCAGGCGGCCTACGCGCCGGTGCGCGCCGGCCACGACGAGATGCGCGCCCTCAAGCACTCGCACGAGAAGGGTTGA
- a CDS encoding DUF72 domain-containing protein, whose translation MARLRIGISGWSYRPWQKVFYPAGLPTDEELDFASRQFPTIELNASFYRLQTPESYRDWRRRTPPGFVFAVKAPRFLTHVKRLKDMREPLSVFLASGVLELGDKLGPLLWQLPPNFRYDRARIEAFMTDLPRCGGDALAIARRHAKVKSTEAFRRQRLRHALEVRHPSFLDADFIRLARDHGVAVVVSDGAGRWPMIQDVTAGFMYVRLHGESKLYGGRYSDASLASWAEKVDTWRHGAQPDDIALLLRRGAPRRRSRDVYVYFDNDTKVDAPFDAHRLIERLDR comes from the coding sequence ATGGCGCGCCTGCGTATCGGCATATCGGGCTGGAGCTATCGACCATGGCAAAAGGTGTTCTATCCGGCCGGCCTGCCCACCGATGAAGAACTGGACTTTGCCTCGCGCCAGTTCCCCACGATCGAACTGAATGCTTCGTTCTATCGCCTGCAGACGCCGGAGAGCTACCGCGACTGGCGCCGTCGGACGCCGCCCGGTTTCGTCTTTGCTGTGAAGGCGCCGCGTTTCCTCACGCACGTCAAGCGACTGAAGGACATGCGGGAGCCGCTCTCGGTGTTCCTGGCCTCGGGGGTGCTCGAACTGGGCGACAAACTGGGGCCCCTCCTGTGGCAGCTGCCACCGAACTTCCGCTACGACCGCGCGCGCATCGAGGCCTTCATGACCGACTTGCCCCGTTGCGGTGGCGATGCGCTGGCCATCGCGCGTCGACACGCCAAGGTGAAGTCGACCGAAGCGTTCAGGCGACAACGATTGCGGCACGCGCTCGAAGTGCGTCACCCCAGCTTCCTCGATGCGGACTTCATCCGCCTCGCGCGCGATCACGGCGTGGCTGTCGTGGTCTCCGACGGCGCGGGGCGCTGGCCGATGATCCAGGACGTCACGGCGGGTTTCATGTACGTGCGCCTGCATGGCGAAAGCAAGCTCTACGGTGGACGATACAGCGATGCATCGCTGGCGAGCTGGGCCGAGAAGGTCGACACCTGGCGCCACGGAGCGCAACCGGACGACATCGCGCTCCTGCTTCGCCGCGGCGCCCCGCGTCGCCGCTCGCGGGACGTCTACGTGTATTTCGACAACGACACCAAGGTCGATGCGCCGTTCGATGCCCATCGCCTGATCGAGCGTCTCGATCGCTGA
- a CDS encoding zinc-dependent alcohol dehydrogenase, translating into MRALTYHGARDVRVERVPDPILHQEDDLLLRITATAICGSDLHLYRGKMPAMKDGDILGHEFMGVVEEVGPAVTAVKQGDRVVVPFVIACGKCFFCTREQYACCETTNPDQGATLKQRRHITPPAALFGYSHLYGGVAGGQAEFVRVPKANVGPFVIPGSLADEQVLFLTDILPTGYQAVLNAGVGPGDSVAIFGAGPVGLMAAACARLAGVDTIYQVDEAQYRLDFAEATYGVVPINFGYDDIQPSERILALTSGRGADASIDAIGFEAKGSTGDEVLTAIKAETSSGAALRQCIAATRRGGVVSIAGVYAGFVHAFLIGDAFDKGLTFKMGQTHVQRYLPLLLDRIENGDLRPDVIISHRMELDHAAEGYRLFNEMSDECRKVVLTP; encoded by the coding sequence ATGCGTGCACTGACTTACCACGGTGCCAGGGACGTGCGTGTCGAGCGCGTCCCCGATCCGATCCTTCATCAGGAGGATGATCTCCTGCTCCGCATCACCGCCACGGCGATCTGCGGCTCGGACCTGCACCTGTATCGCGGCAAGATGCCCGCCATGAAGGATGGCGACATCCTCGGCCACGAGTTCATGGGCGTGGTGGAAGAGGTGGGGCCCGCCGTCACGGCGGTGAAGCAGGGCGATCGCGTGGTCGTTCCGTTCGTGATCGCCTGCGGCAAATGCTTCTTCTGCACGCGCGAGCAGTACGCCTGCTGCGAAACCACCAACCCCGACCAGGGTGCCACGCTCAAGCAGCGCCGCCACATCACGCCGCCTGCGGCACTGTTCGGCTACAGCCACCTGTATGGCGGCGTGGCGGGCGGGCAGGCGGAGTTCGTGCGCGTGCCCAAGGCCAATGTCGGGCCGTTCGTGATTCCCGGCAGCCTCGCCGACGAACAGGTGCTGTTTCTCACCGACATCCTGCCGACGGGATATCAGGCCGTGCTCAATGCGGGCGTCGGCCCCGGCGACAGCGTGGCCATCTTCGGCGCCGGCCCCGTCGGGCTGATGGCCGCCGCGTGCGCACGGCTTGCGGGCGTGGACACCATCTACCAGGTCGACGAAGCGCAGTATCGCCTGGATTTCGCCGAGGCCACCTACGGCGTGGTGCCGATCAACTTCGGGTACGACGACATCCAGCCGTCCGAACGGATCCTGGCGCTCACCTCCGGCCGCGGGGCGGATGCAAGCATCGACGCCATCGGTTTCGAGGCGAAGGGCAGCACGGGCGACGAAGTGCTCACCGCGATCAAGGCCGAGACGAGCTCAGGCGCGGCGCTACGCCAATGCATCGCCGCCACGCGTCGGGGCGGCGTCGTGAGCATCGCCGGCGTGTACGCGGGTTTCGTGCATGCGTTCCTCATCGGCGACGCCTTCGACAAGGGGCTGACCTTCAAGATGGGCCAGACGCACGTGCAGCGCTATCTCCCGCTGTTGCTCGACCGGATCGAGAACGGCGACCTTCGGCCCGACGTCATCATTTCGCACCGGATGGAGCTGGATCACGCCGCCGAAGGCTATCGCCTGTTCAACGAGATGTCCGACGAATGCCGCAAGGTGGTGTTGACGCCATGA
- a CDS encoding ABC1 kinase family protein has translation MPGNLSRYAQILRFVLRYRRAGIFRQEDPEHASPMANRPEQFVADLERLGPAFIKLGQALSGRPDLVSASYLSALEKIQDDVDAVPVQAIRETIRNELGGEPEQIFFRFDDQPLAAGSLAQVHAVTLRDGTDAAVKVRRPGIEQRIRTDLQILERIARGFQRHTNMGRRYGAVQWIDELRRSLLNELDFLAEAAYMRQFAGQLAGYPRLYVPTVHEKYCSGGVLTMTRVHGDKLRFGSPLPVSEAVATEQAGQLLCAYIDQVFLHGLVHVDPHPGNLVQTEDGRLALLDFGMIASIAPITRRTLLKVLLFASEGDGDAVARLCERLFVELPEAELVGYRRAVGDAVLRYAITHGEATLEMGRLLLSLTTIGAQYGLRPPAELSLLGRAMLNLEPALRHLSPSLPTRELIAANLRRLLLEQLRPKGSPAEYGVVALDARRALLDAPEQLTRILQMLAENRMRFRIDGLEESHLIENLQKIANRIATGVIAAALFIAGAMLDRWGKGGHDTLSMLMYGAGAIMGAGLLFSSLRRDRSPRDDGG, from the coding sequence ATGCCAGGTAACCTGTCGCGTTACGCCCAGATCCTTCGCTTCGTGCTGCGCTACCGCCGTGCCGGCATCTTCCGCCAGGAGGATCCCGAGCACGCGTCACCCATGGCGAACCGGCCCGAACAGTTCGTGGCCGATCTCGAACGCCTTGGTCCCGCCTTCATCAAGCTCGGCCAGGCGTTGTCGGGACGACCCGACCTGGTCAGCGCTTCCTACCTCAGCGCCCTGGAAAAGATCCAGGACGATGTCGACGCCGTGCCGGTGCAGGCGATCCGCGAAACGATCAGGAACGAACTCGGCGGAGAGCCCGAGCAGATCTTCTTTCGCTTCGACGACCAGCCCCTGGCGGCGGGATCGCTCGCGCAGGTCCATGCGGTGACGCTGCGTGACGGCACGGATGCCGCCGTGAAGGTGCGCCGGCCCGGCATCGAGCAACGGATCCGTACCGACCTGCAGATCCTCGAACGCATCGCGCGCGGGTTCCAGCGCCACACGAACATGGGCCGACGCTACGGTGCCGTGCAGTGGATCGACGAGTTGCGAAGAAGCCTGCTCAACGAACTGGATTTCCTGGCCGAGGCGGCGTACATGCGCCAGTTCGCCGGACAGCTCGCGGGCTATCCGCGACTGTACGTGCCGACCGTGCACGAGAAGTACTGTTCGGGCGGCGTGCTCACCATGACCCGCGTGCATGGCGACAAGCTGCGCTTCGGATCGCCACTGCCGGTGAGTGAGGCCGTGGCCACGGAGCAGGCGGGACAGCTGCTGTGCGCCTACATCGACCAGGTGTTCCTGCACGGGCTCGTGCATGTCGACCCGCACCCCGGCAACCTCGTGCAGACCGAAGACGGGCGCCTGGCGCTGCTCGATTTCGGCATGATCGCCAGCATCGCGCCGATCACGCGCAGGACGCTGCTCAAGGTGCTGCTGTTCGCTTCGGAGGGCGACGGTGATGCCGTGGCACGGCTGTGCGAGCGCCTCTTCGTCGAGTTGCCCGAGGCCGAACTCGTGGGCTACCGGCGCGCCGTCGGCGATGCCGTGCTGCGCTATGCGATCACGCATGGCGAGGCCACGCTGGAAATGGGGCGCCTGCTGCTGTCGCTGACGACCATCGGTGCGCAGTATGGCCTGCGTCCTCCGGCGGAGCTGAGTCTGCTGGGGCGAGCGATGCTCAATCTCGAGCCCGCATTGCGTCATCTTTCGCCGAGCCTGCCGACGCGCGAACTGATCGCCGCCAACCTGCGGCGACTGCTGCTGGAACAGCTGAGGCCCAAGGGATCGCCCGCGGAATACGGCGTCGTGGCCCTCGACGCGCGACGCGCGCTGCTCGATGCGCCCGAGCAGCTCACGCGCATCCTGCAGATGCTGGCCGAGAACCGCATGCGCTTCCGCATCGATGGGCTGGAGGAATCCCATCTCATCGAGAACCTGCAGAAGATCGCCAATCGCATCGCCACGGGCGTGATCGCCGCCGCGTTGTTCATCGCGGGCGCCATGCTCGACCGCTGGGGGAAGGGCGGCCATGACACCTTGTCGATGCTGATGTACGGCGCCGGCGCGATCATGGGCGCGGGGCTGTTGTTCAGTTCGCTGCGCCGCGACCGTTCGCCCCGCGATGACGGCGGCTGA
- a CDS encoding ferritin-like domain-containing protein gives MTEARELLIDWIRNAHAMEVQSEELLVSQLRRIEHYPDLRDRLKAHRDETHSQRAILEDLLHDYRTTPSAWREAGVRLMAFGQNMFQVASNDEVVKGAIMLASFERMEMSVYRALASAAQVAGEDALVDIFNRLHAQEQAMATWHDEHLADLVRQFVVRSELPDVTARH, from the coding sequence ATGACCGAAGCACGGGAACTTCTGATCGACTGGATCCGCAACGCGCACGCCATGGAAGTGCAGTCCGAAGAGCTGCTGGTCAGCCAGCTGCGCCGCATCGAACACTACCCCGACCTGCGCGATCGCCTGAAGGCGCACCGCGACGAGACGCACTCGCAGCGCGCCATCCTCGAAGACCTGCTGCACGACTACCGCACCACGCCATCGGCCTGGCGCGAAGCCGGCGTGCGGCTCATGGCGTTCGGCCAGAACATGTTCCAGGTGGCCAGCAACGACGAGGTGGTCAAGGGCGCGATCATGCTGGCGTCGTTCGAGCGCATGGAGATGTCGGTCTATCGCGCACTCGCTTCCGCCGCGCAGGTGGCCGGCGAGGATGCGCTCGTGGATATCTTCAATCGGTTGCACGCCCAGGAGCAGGCCATGGCGACGTGGCATGACGAACACTTGGCCGATCTGGTCCGGCAGTTCGTCGTGCGGTCGGAACTGCCCGATGTGACGGCGCGGCACTGA
- a CDS encoding cytochrome c3 family protein has protein sequence MAQIFSRYAAFYARLVLLALLVMVISSVFAWRALTSERHAVDETVDQPVPFSHKHHVDDVGLDCRYCHTTVERAARAGIPPVATCMTCHSQLFTDQPMLQPLLKAWRDGTPIAWQRVNQLPDFVYFDHSIHVAKGIGCSSCHGRVDQMPLMRRTQTLSMKWCLDCHRHPEAYVRPRERIYDMSWQPGDQRALGEALVGAYRIDRKKLTDCSLCHR, from the coding sequence ATGGCTCAGATCTTTTCGAGATATGCCGCCTTCTACGCACGCCTCGTTCTGTTAGCCCTGCTGGTGATGGTCATTTCAAGCGTGTTTGCGTGGCGCGCACTGACCAGCGAGCGCCATGCCGTGGATGAAACGGTGGACCAGCCCGTGCCCTTCAGCCACAAGCACCACGTGGATGACGTCGGCCTCGATTGTCGTTATTGCCACACCACCGTGGAGCGCGCGGCCCGTGCAGGCATTCCGCCCGTGGCTACGTGCATGACCTGCCACTCGCAATTGTTCACCGACCAGCCGATGCTGCAGCCCTTGCTGAAAGCGTGGCGCGACGGCACGCCCATCGCCTGGCAGCGGGTCAACCAGCTTCCGGATTTCGTGTATTTCGACCATTCGATCCACGTGGCGAAAGGCATCGGCTGTTCGAGCTGCCACGGGCGCGTCGACCAGATGCCGCTGATGCGGCGCACGCAGACGCTCTCCATGAAGTGGTGCCTCGATTGCCATCGTCACCCCGAGGCCTATGTGCGTCCACGCGAACGGATCTACGACATGTCCTGGCAGCCCGGCGACCAGCGCGCACTGGGCGAGGCACTGGTCGGCGCGTATCGGATCGATCGCAAGAAGCTCACGGACTGCTCGCTATGCCATCGATGA
- a CDS encoding hemerythrin domain-containing protein gives MDAIQLLKNDHQAVKELLAELAETTTRAVKRRSTLLREIHLNLHAHTTIEEEIFYPAYKEAGDKEQAKMYYEALEEHRAAEDLVLPDLLQTDPSSEQFSGRAKVLKELIEHHVKEEEQDMFKQAKSLLDKTTLQELGERMERRKQEVIKEWKAAKAE, from the coding sequence ATGGATGCGATCCAGTTGCTGAAGAACGACCATCAAGCCGTCAAGGAACTGCTTGCGGAACTCGCCGAGACCACGACGCGGGCCGTCAAGCGTCGCAGCACGTTGTTGCGCGAAATCCATCTCAACCTGCACGCGCACACGACGATCGAAGAGGAGATCTTCTATCCGGCGTACAAGGAAGCGGGCGACAAGGAGCAGGCCAAGATGTACTACGAAGCGCTGGAGGAGCACCGCGCCGCGGAAGACCTGGTACTGCCCGACCTGCTGCAGACCGATCCGTCGTCCGAGCAGTTCTCCGGCCGCGCCAAGGTGCTGAAGGAACTGATCGAGCACCACGTCAAGGAGGAAGAGCAGGACATGTTCAAGCAGGCCAAGTCGCTGCTGGACAAGACCACCCTGCAGGAGCTCGGTGAGCGCATGGAGCGACGCAAGCAGGAGGTCATCAAGGAGTGGAAGGCGGCCAAGGCGGAGTAG
- a CDS encoding DUF3606 domain-containing protein has product MTDDKNLRAPRDAERVNVNEDYEVRYWSHKWGVSEQQLRDAVKRVGVMSRDVAKALGK; this is encoded by the coding sequence ATGACGGACGACAAGAACTTGCGCGCGCCGCGCGACGCCGAGCGCGTCAATGTCAACGAGGACTATGAAGTCCGCTACTGGTCGCACAAGTGGGGCGTGTCGGAACAGCAGTTGCGCGATGCCGTCAAACGCGTCGGCGTGATGTCAAGGGACGTGGCCAAGGCGCTCGGGAAATAG
- a CDS encoding cation diffusion facilitator family transporter, with protein MQRNASRRITASRQRSTAVVWAALAGNLAIAISKTVAAAFTGSSAMWSEAVHSLVDTGNQWLMLLGMRRATRPASEAHPFGHGLELYFWSFVVAIMIFGLGAGVSIYQGISKLIRPEAMTNPWVNYIVLGVGVLFEGSVWLLALREFRRESRRLGWIRAVRSSKDPAVFTVLFEDTAALAGLLVALLGVALTQWTGNALYDGLASVLIGLILAATATLLANECRGLLTGEAASSVVRKRLREQLCSHPAVVDVHRVWTMHFAPHDILLAASVKFDDRLSLAQLEAAIVELEEGIRAQQPEFQRIFLEPRRTPKHTSTTTDRP; from the coding sequence ATGCAACGCAATGCATCCCGCCGGATTACCGCCAGCCGCCAGCGCTCGACTGCGGTCGTCTGGGCGGCGCTTGCGGGCAACCTGGCGATCGCGATCTCCAAGACCGTGGCTGCCGCCTTCACCGGCAGCTCGGCCATGTGGAGCGAGGCCGTGCACTCGCTGGTCGACACCGGCAACCAGTGGCTGATGCTGCTGGGCATGCGGCGCGCGACGCGCCCCGCCTCCGAGGCGCACCCGTTCGGTCACGGACTGGAACTGTATTTCTGGTCGTTCGTGGTGGCGATCATGATCTTCGGCCTGGGTGCCGGCGTGTCGATCTACCAGGGCATAAGCAAGCTCATCCGTCCCGAGGCGATGACGAATCCGTGGGTGAACTACATCGTGCTGGGCGTCGGCGTCCTGTTCGAGGGCTCGGTATGGCTCCTGGCGTTGCGTGAATTCCGGCGCGAGAGCCGGCGCCTCGGCTGGATCCGCGCCGTGCGATCGAGCAAGGATCCGGCGGTGTTCACCGTGCTGTTCGAGGATACGGCCGCGCTGGCCGGCCTGTTGGTCGCGCTGCTCGGCGTGGCGCTGACGCAGTGGACCGGCAACGCGCTCTACGACGGCCTGGCCTCCGTACTCATCGGCCTGATACTGGCGGCCACCGCCACGCTGCTGGCCAACGAATGCCGCGGCCTGCTGACCGGCGAGGCAGCCAGCTCCGTGGTGCGGAAGAGACTGCGCGAGCAGCTGTGCAGCCATCCCGCCGTCGTCGACGTGCACCGCGTATGGACCATGCACTTCGCACCGCATGACATCCTGCTCGCGGCGAGCGTCAAGTTCGACGATCGGCTGTCGCTGGCCCAGCTGGAAGCCGCGATCGTCGAGCTCGAAGAGGGCATCCGTGCGCAGCAGCCGGAATTCCAGCGGATCTTTCTCGAGCCCCGCCGCACGCCCAAGCACACGTCGACGACGACCGATCGGCCTTGA